One stretch of Hemitrygon akajei chromosome 18, sHemAka1.3, whole genome shotgun sequence DNA includes these proteins:
- the LOC140741115 gene encoding zinc finger CCCH domain-containing protein 10-like — MADNNVVNNGKDEAGQSTEDVCRDYLRNVCYRGKTCKYLHPDINEVHDLGVKKNEFVFCHYFMNNVCTRAKCTFIHGTAEDEEYYKKTGELPLHLRSKVAETYGLSVSDLPADKGEIPVCRDYLKGDCQRGSKCRFRHFKRDNLEHDIKLTRDPPLSQPVRRYDRSDNDSGINCYEYDHRLKRRKLEGFEFEVYEYDLSNRRSVDPGYLEEENIMLRNRNEELKKQVSNLMGNNEVLLEQNAFLRNQIKAAMLNSMPTTATTGRFGHCTSPGVKTRGLWE; from the coding sequence ATGGCAGACAATAATGTTGTTAACAATGGCAAAGACGAGGCTGGCCAGAGCACAGAAGATGTTTGCCGGGACTACCTGCGCAATGTCTGCTATCGCGGCAAGACCTGCAAGTACCTCCACCCGGATATAAATGAGGTACATGACCTAGGTGTGAAAAAGAATGAGTTTGTCTTCTGTCATTATTTTATGAATAATGTTTGTACCCGTGCAAAATGCACATTCATACACGGGACAGCAGAGGATGAAGAATACTACAAAAAAACAGGGGAGCTTCCCCTGCATTTGCGTTCCAAGGTGGCTGAAACCTATGGTCTCTCAGTTTCTGACCTGCCTGCTGATAAAGGTGAGATCCCGGTATGCCGTGACTACCTCAAAGGTGATTGTCAAAGAGGATCAAAGTGTAGGTTTCGTCATTTCAAACGTGACAATTTAGAACATGATATCAAGCTGACACGAGACCCTCCACTGTCTCAGCCAGTTCGTAGATATGATCGATCGGATAATGACAGCGGTATCAATTGTTATGAGTATGATCACCGCTTGAAGAGGAGAAAGTTAGAAGGGTTTGAGTTTGAAGTCTATGAATATGATCTTTCAAATCGGCGATCAGTTGATCCTGGATACTTGGAGGAGGAGAACATTATGCTGCGAAACCGAAATGAGGAGCTCAAAAAGCAGGTGTCAAATTTGATGGGCAACAATGAGGTCCTTTTGGAGCAGAATGCATTTCTCCGCAACCAGATCAAGGCAGCAATGCTGAACTCCATGCCCACAACAGCAACAACTGGGAGATTTGGCCACTGCACTTCTCCAGGGGTTAAGACAAGGGGACTTTGGGAGTAA